A window of the Bradyrhizobium diazoefficiens genome harbors these coding sequences:
- the rpsN gene encoding 30S ribosomal protein S14 — translation MAKKSSVEKNNRRKRMVKNAAPKRERLKAIIADKTLPMEERFAATLKLAEMPRNSSATRIRLRCELSGRPRSNYRKNKLSRIALRDLGSKGMVPGLVKSSW, via the coding sequence ATGGCAAAGAAGAGTTCAGTCGAGAAGAACAACCGGCGCAAGCGGATGGTGAAGAACGCCGCCCCGAAGCGCGAGCGGTTGAAGGCGATCATCGCCGACAAGACGCTGCCGATGGAGGAGCGGTTCGCCGCGACCCTGAAGCTGGCGGAAATGCCGCGCAATTCGTCGGCCACCCGCATTCGTCTGCGTTGCGAGCTGTCGGGCCGCCCGCGCTCGAATTACCGCAAGAACAAGCTGTCCCGTATCGCGCTGCGCGACCTTGGCTCCAAGGGCATGGTCCCGGGCCTCGTGAAGTCGAGCTGGTAA